A window of Rufibacter sp. LB8 contains these coding sequences:
- a CDS encoding DinB family protein, with protein sequence METMIPNPTTAPVISSQDLLKHWQAHRGLTRRVIDAFPEKELFEFSIGGMRPFSKMVYELLAIAAPGVKEIATGTSEELKEDLSQATTKDKILALWDEATAAIDQYWALIPDEKFQEKIMAFGQYEGTVISSVLYYIDNEIHHRGQGYVYLRALGVEPPNFWER encoded by the coding sequence CCCAAGACTTGCTGAAACACTGGCAGGCGCACCGCGGGCTCACGCGCAGAGTCATTGACGCGTTCCCAGAGAAAGAGCTGTTTGAGTTCTCTATTGGCGGCATGCGGCCCTTTAGCAAGATGGTGTATGAACTGCTGGCCATTGCCGCGCCGGGCGTAAAGGAAATTGCCACCGGCACGTCTGAGGAACTCAAGGAAGACCTAAGCCAGGCCACCACCAAAGACAAGATTCTGGCTCTCTGGGACGAAGCCACTGCTGCCATTGATCAGTATTGGGCTCTCATACCCGACGAGAAATTCCAAGAGAAGATCATGGCGTTTGGGCAGTATGAAGGCACGGTCATTTCCAGTGTGCTATATTACATTGACAATGAGATCCATCACCGCGGCCAGGGGTATGTGTATTTGCGCGCGCTAGGCGTGGAGCCACCCAACTTCTGGGAGAGATAA